A part of Brachybacterium faecium DSM 4810 genomic DNA contains:
- a CDS encoding ABC-type sugar transport system, permease component (PFAM: Binding-protein-dependent transport system inner membrane component) has protein sequence MSTLTLGQDPHGTPSAPGDDSSTGSAPAPGGAVRNRGRDRGPRRPRWATGLLIGGVLATIAVFLVPLYWLFSSALKPHQQIYTWPLRWIPEALTLENFTQAWNSAPFDRFFLNSIITTSVGTALELTLAILCAYAFVFVEFRFKKVAFVLIVGSLMLPGHVTLIVNYITVANLGWLNSYAGIILPGIASAFAMFLLFQYMRTIDKDILQAAEIDGAGHLRRMVTIVVPLSSPMILTATLIVMIGKWNEYVWPLIVTSTADMRTLPIGLLFLRSQEGYSNWGVIMAGAVFVSLPMLILFFLAQKRIIGGLAAGAMK, from the coding sequence ATGAGCACTCTGACCCTCGGCCAGGACCCGCACGGGACCCCCTCCGCCCCCGGCGACGACTCCTCGACCGGCAGCGCCCCCGCCCCCGGCGGCGCCGTGCGCAACCGCGGCCGTGATCGCGGCCCGCGACGCCCGCGCTGGGCGACCGGCCTGCTGATCGGCGGCGTGCTCGCCACCATCGCGGTGTTCCTCGTGCCGCTGTACTGGCTGTTCTCCTCCGCGCTCAAGCCGCACCAGCAGATCTACACCTGGCCCCTGCGCTGGATCCCCGAGGCGCTGACCCTCGAGAACTTCACCCAGGCCTGGAACAGCGCACCCTTCGACCGCTTCTTCCTCAACTCGATCATCACCACCTCGGTGGGCACCGCTCTCGAGCTCACGCTCGCGATCCTGTGCGCCTACGCCTTCGTGTTCGTCGAGTTCCGGTTCAAGAAGGTCGCGTTCGTGCTGATCGTCGGCTCGCTCATGCTTCCGGGCCACGTCACCCTGATCGTCAACTACATCACGGTGGCGAACCTGGGCTGGCTGAACTCCTACGCCGGCATCATCCTGCCGGGCATCGCCAGCGCCTTCGCGATGTTCCTGCTGTTCCAGTACATGCGCACGATCGACAAGGACATCCTGCAGGCCGCGGAGATCGACGGCGCCGGGCACCTGCGGCGGATGGTCACCATCGTGGTGCCGCTGTCCAGCCCGATGATCCTCACCGCCACGCTGATCGTGATGATCGGCAAGTGGAACGAGTACGTGTGGCCGCTGATCGTCACCTCCACGGCGGACATGCGCACCCTGCCCATCGGCCTGCTCTTCCTGCGCAGCCAGGAGGGCTACAGCAACTGGGGCGTGATCATGGCCGGCGCCGTGTTCGTCTCCCTGCCGATGCTGATCCTCTTCTTCCTCGCCCAGAAGCGCATCATCGGCGGCCTCGCCGCCGGCGCCATGAAGTGA
- a CDS encoding permease component of ABC-type sugar transporter (PFAM: Binding-protein-dependent transport system inner membrane component) gives MSITVRSPRTDPAVPAGAAQAEAPAGPPGSGGPAHRDEARRASAPGRATPRRRSPQRRRRTRREALLFCALIAPNLLAILVFSYYPALYNIGLSFFEWDFVAPAPEWVGLENYTDLFTDASFGQVLKNTLIFTGVSVVGSLVLGLLLGSLLATKVPLTGFAQTMAFAPHMLPGAAVGILWLFMFDPNYGLSRWAFSLFGADSPAWTTTSDWSLWAITIAYTWQRLGFVTVICYTAILDLPRDVYEAAALDGAHGWKLFRHLTLPLLSPITFFLSITGIISAAQAFDIISIMTGGGPGTSSSTLSWMVYEEAFQKFDIGSASAAATVLLMLLLIITYVQVRYGDKKVNYDS, from the coding sequence ATGTCGATCACCGTCCGCAGCCCCCGCACGGACCCCGCGGTCCCCGCCGGGGCCGCGCAGGCCGAGGCCCCCGCCGGCCCGCCCGGATCCGGCGGCCCCGCACACCGGGACGAGGCGCGGCGCGCGTCGGCTCCCGGCCGTGCGACCCCGCGCCGCCGCTCCCCGCAGCGCCGCCGGCGCACCCGCCGCGAGGCCCTGCTCTTCTGCGCGCTGATCGCCCCGAACCTGCTGGCGATCCTCGTCTTCTCCTACTACCCGGCGCTGTACAACATCGGGCTGAGCTTCTTCGAGTGGGACTTCGTCGCCCCCGCCCCCGAATGGGTGGGCCTGGAGAACTACACCGACCTGTTCACCGACGCGAGCTTCGGCCAGGTCCTGAAGAACACGCTGATCTTCACCGGCGTGAGCGTGGTGGGCTCCCTCGTGCTCGGCCTGCTGCTGGGCAGCCTGCTGGCCACGAAGGTGCCGCTGACAGGCTTCGCCCAGACCATGGCCTTCGCCCCGCACATGCTGCCCGGCGCGGCCGTCGGCATCCTGTGGCTGTTCATGTTCGATCCGAACTACGGCCTCTCCCGCTGGGCGTTCTCCCTGTTCGGCGCCGACTCACCGGCGTGGACGACCACCTCGGACTGGTCGCTGTGGGCGATCACCATCGCCTACACCTGGCAGCGGCTCGGCTTCGTGACCGTCATCTGCTACACCGCGATCCTCGACCTTCCCCGGGACGTCTACGAGGCGGCGGCGCTCGACGGCGCGCACGGGTGGAAGCTGTTCCGCCACCTCACCCTGCCGCTGCTGAGCCCGATCACGTTCTTCCTGTCCATCACCGGGATCATCTCCGCCGCGCAGGCCTTCGACATCATCTCGATCATGACCGGCGGCGGCCCCGGGACCTCCTCCAGCACCCTCAGCTGGATGGTCTACGAGGAGGCGTTCCAGAAGTTCGACATCGGCTCCGCCTCGGCCGCCGCCACCGTGCTGCTGATGCTGCTGCTGATCATCACGTACGTGCAGGTCCGCTACGGCGACAAGAAGGTGAACTACGACTCATGA
- a CDS encoding transcriptional regulator (PFAM: Bacterial regulatory proteins, lacI family; Periplasmic binding proteins and sugar binding domain of the LacI family), whose amino-acid sequence MARSPTMEDVAREAGVSRSTVSRVFHNGGERVSADALLTVHAAAKRLGYVHNLVASGLAARSGRELGLLLRDATNPAYGHLHAEMHRAAQARGRTLISVTAFRHGDGTAEVEGLNRLIGQRVAGVFAGTGVTAAEDLARTVTATPMMIVGRPNEHPQIESVSYDERTHGRWMAEAIAAQGHRRIAALTAPLLYSRVFDLRMRSLVARCRELGIAALPVELLPVEHGVIRALEAAREESLTCIACPVDYVALELLRAAGARGVRIPEEVSTVGFDGLGDGLDLLGLATIRLPVAEVARAAVARMEDLLVAAQHGAEDGERSSGAAPRRRTGPEASGARHTVLPGRLVPGRTLGPPPPRA is encoded by the coding sequence ATGGCCCGATCCCCGACGATGGAGGACGTCGCGCGCGAGGCCGGCGTCTCCCGCTCCACGGTCTCGCGGGTGTTCCACAACGGCGGCGAGCGCGTCTCGGCGGATGCGCTGCTCACGGTCCATGCCGCCGCGAAGCGACTGGGCTACGTGCACAACCTCGTGGCCAGCGGTCTCGCGGCGCGGAGCGGGCGCGAGCTGGGGCTGCTGCTGCGCGATGCGACCAATCCCGCCTACGGCCACCTCCACGCCGAGATGCATCGCGCGGCGCAGGCCCGCGGGCGCACCCTGATCTCGGTGACGGCCTTCCGCCATGGTGACGGCACCGCCGAGGTCGAGGGGCTGAACCGCCTCATCGGGCAGCGCGTGGCGGGGGTGTTCGCGGGCACCGGGGTGACCGCGGCGGAGGATCTGGCCCGCACCGTCACCGCGACGCCGATGATGATCGTCGGCCGTCCCAACGAGCACCCGCAGATCGAGTCGGTGAGCTACGACGAGCGCACCCACGGGCGCTGGATGGCCGAGGCGATCGCCGCGCAGGGGCACCGCCGGATCGCGGCGCTCACCGCCCCGCTGCTCTACTCGCGGGTGTTCGACCTGCGGATGCGCAGCCTCGTCGCGCGCTGCCGGGAGCTGGGCATCGCCGCGCTGCCGGTGGAGCTGCTGCCGGTCGAGCACGGTGTGATCCGCGCCCTCGAGGCCGCCCGTGAGGAGAGCCTGACCTGCATCGCCTGCCCGGTGGACTATGTCGCGCTCGAGCTGCTGCGGGCCGCCGGCGCTCGCGGGGTGCGGATCCCCGAGGAGGTGAGCACCGTCGGCTTCGACGGCCTGGGCGACGGGCTGGACCTCCTGGGCCTCGCCACGATCCGGCTCCCGGTGGCCGAGGTGGCGCGGGCGGCCGTGGCGCGGATGGAGGACCTGCTGGTCGCGGCGCAGCACGGGGCCGAGGACGGCGAGCGATCGTCCGGCGCCGCCCCGCGCCGACGCACCGGTCCGGAGGCATCCGGCGCGCGCCATACGGTCCTCCCCGGCCGCCTGGTCCCCGGCCGCACGCTGGGCCCGCCCCCGCCGCGGGCCTGA
- a CDS encoding ferritin-like protein (PFAM: Ferritin-like domain), translated as MKMSNDLEKKFQDQITLEFAASITYRQLAIEADEQDLPGIAAWLRHQADEEIVHANKFIQHVSDRGNHAAIGALPAPGVAPGLTVLEIFEAALAHEEKVSESIRELYRSADKEGDYDARPLLNWFVDEQIEEEATVSEIIGRVKLVGEDGSGLLRLDAELGRRPAESTEADEG; from the coding sequence ATGAAGATGAGCAATGACCTTGAGAAGAAGTTCCAGGACCAGATCACCCTCGAGTTCGCCGCGTCGATCACGTACCGGCAGCTCGCCATCGAAGCGGACGAGCAGGACCTCCCCGGCATCGCCGCCTGGCTGCGGCACCAGGCCGATGAGGAGATCGTGCACGCCAACAAGTTCATCCAGCACGTCTCGGATCGCGGCAACCACGCCGCGATCGGCGCCCTCCCCGCGCCCGGCGTGGCTCCCGGCCTGACGGTGCTGGAGATCTTCGAGGCGGCGCTCGCCCATGAGGAGAAGGTCTCCGAGTCGATCCGCGAGCTGTACCGCAGCGCCGACAAGGAGGGCGACTACGACGCCCGCCCGCTGCTGAACTGGTTCGTGGACGAGCAGATCGAGGAGGAGGCCACCGTCTCCGAGATCATCGGCCGCGTGAAGCTGGTCGGCGAGGACGGCTCCGGGCTGCTGCGCCTGGACGCCGAGCTGGGCCGCCGCCCCGCCGAGTCCACCGAGGCCGACGAGGGCTGA
- a CDS encoding choline/carnitine/betaine transport (PFAM: BCCT family transporter~TIGRFAM: choline/carnitine/betaine transport), with protein MPLDAPLDPLPAEPRPGSEVDLADPPTGDLSAEADDDHPAEADDDHLAEADDDPGPRRARRLADRFPSAPQVPGSASGAVVWVAVALILALLAAAGFWPAQMTSAADAAMQWVTTTGGWSLLLIPLCLIALLLVLACTRFGDLRLGPDDSRPEYPTFAWIAMLLGAVMGIGMVTYGVAEPVSHLVTPPHGLTEPGSREAVVDALRFTFLDWGLHAWAVFATFGLAIGYSTHRLGNKGLVSPILRPLLGRHADGPAGKAIDVLVILSTLFGTTTSLGLGAAQISQGMSRMTGLDLTTTGVQLIIIALVTVLFTASAMSGIGRGIRYLSQATMVIAAALLLFVLATGPTSWLINLFLRSLGGYAGGFVEISLLLPTDGADLAWMQGWTYFMMAWWISWGAFVGIFLARISRGRTIRQFVLVVLGVPSLIFSAWFTVFGGSAMFLDLERDAGIGEAATENVNTAFFALLDQLPLTGLTSVVAVVLVIMYFVTSADSNTYVLAVISSDGRLHPSRPLMGLWGVLTGATAAVLLYAGGLEALQTAVMLSAAPFIFVILALAVSLVMMLRRDPLVRAG; from the coding sequence GGGAAGCGAGGTCGATCTCGCCGATCCCCCGACCGGCGACCTCTCCGCCGAGGCTGACGACGACCACCCCGCCGAGGCCGACGACGACCACCTCGCCGAGGCCGACGACGACCCGGGACCGCGCCGCGCCCGGCGCCTGGCCGACCGCTTCCCCAGCGCCCCGCAGGTCCCCGGCAGCGCGAGCGGCGCCGTGGTGTGGGTGGCCGTGGCGCTCATCCTCGCCCTCCTCGCCGCCGCCGGCTTCTGGCCGGCGCAGATGACCTCCGCCGCCGACGCGGCGATGCAGTGGGTGACCACCACCGGCGGCTGGTCCCTGCTGCTGATCCCGCTGTGCCTGATCGCGCTGCTGCTGGTCCTGGCCTGCACCCGCTTCGGCGACCTCCGCCTGGGCCCGGACGACTCCCGGCCCGAATACCCCACCTTCGCGTGGATCGCGATGCTGCTGGGCGCGGTGATGGGCATCGGGATGGTCACCTACGGCGTCGCCGAACCGGTCTCCCACCTGGTCACCCCGCCGCACGGCCTCACCGAGCCCGGCAGCCGGGAGGCCGTGGTCGACGCCCTGCGCTTCACCTTCCTGGACTGGGGCCTGCACGCCTGGGCCGTGTTCGCCACCTTCGGCCTGGCGATCGGCTACTCCACCCACCGCCTCGGGAACAAGGGCCTGGTCTCGCCGATCCTGCGGCCCCTGCTCGGACGTCACGCCGACGGCCCCGCGGGCAAGGCGATCGACGTGCTGGTCATCCTGTCCACCCTGTTCGGCACCACCACCTCGCTCGGACTCGGAGCCGCCCAGATCAGCCAGGGGATGAGCCGGATGACCGGCCTCGACCTCACCACCACCGGCGTGCAGCTGATCATCATCGCGCTGGTCACCGTGCTGTTCACCGCCTCGGCGATGAGCGGGATCGGGCGCGGGATCCGCTACCTGAGCCAGGCCACGATGGTGATCGCCGCGGCGCTGCTGCTGTTCGTCCTGGCCACCGGCCCCACCAGCTGGCTGATCAACCTCTTCCTCCGCTCGCTCGGCGGGTACGCCGGCGGATTCGTCGAGATCAGCCTGCTGCTGCCCACCGACGGCGCGGACCTGGCCTGGATGCAGGGGTGGACCTACTTCATGATGGCCTGGTGGATCTCCTGGGGCGCCTTCGTGGGGATCTTCCTGGCCCGCATCTCGCGCGGCCGCACCATCCGGCAGTTCGTGCTGGTGGTGCTCGGCGTGCCGAGCCTGATCTTCTCCGCCTGGTTCACCGTGTTCGGCGGCTCGGCGATGTTCCTGGACCTCGAGCGCGACGCCGGGATCGGCGAGGCCGCGACGGAGAACGTCAACACCGCCTTCTTCGCCCTGCTCGACCAGCTGCCGCTGACGGGGCTCACCTCGGTGGTCGCCGTGGTCCTGGTGATCATGTACTTCGTGACCAGCGCGGACTCGAACACCTACGTGCTCGCGGTGATCTCCTCCGACGGGCGCCTGCACCCCAGCCGCCCGCTGATGGGCCTGTGGGGCGTGCTCACCGGGGCGACAGCCGCGGTGCTGCTCTACGCCGGCGGGCTGGAGGCGCTGCAGACGGCGGTGATGCTCTCCGCGGCGCCGTTCATCTTCGTGATCCTCGCGCTCGCGGTCTCCCTGGTGATGATGCTGCGCCGCGACCCGCTGGTCCGCGCCGGCTGA